The proteins below are encoded in one region of Heterodontus francisci isolate sHetFra1 unplaced genomic scaffold, sHetFra1.hap1 HAP1_SCAFFOLD_210, whole genome shotgun sequence:
- the LOC137363323 gene encoding histone H4-like, which produces MSGRGKGGKGLGKGGAKLHRKVLRDNIQGITKPAIRRLARRGGVKRISGLIYEETRGVLKVFLENVIRDAVTNTEHAKRKTVTAMDVVYALKHQGRTLYGFGG; this is translated from the coding sequence ATGTctggaagaggtaaaggaggcaaaggattgggcaaaggcggagcaaagctgcaccgcaaagtgcttcgtgataacatccagggtatcaccaagccagcaatccgccgcctggctcgccgtggtggagtgaagcgcatctcgggtttgatctatgaggagacccgcggggtgctgaaggttttcctggagaatgtgatcagagatgcggtcacgaacactgagcacgccaagcgcaagacggtcaccgccatggatgtggtgtacgctctgaaacaccagggccgcactctctatggattcggcggctaa